One stretch of Sander lucioperca isolate FBNREF2018 chromosome 13, SLUC_FBN_1.2, whole genome shotgun sequence DNA includes these proteins:
- the lim2.1 gene encoding lens intrinsic membrane protein 2.1 — protein MYSFMGGGLFCAGVGNILLIVSTATDYWMQYRQSSNYMHQGLWRYCKPGKCFPHNESIAHLDATRALMILSLLACFIGIIIGIMAFIHYSSFDRFDKTFAAGILFFISCFLVFLAMAVYTGVTINYYGKRYGNWRFSWSYIIGWVSVVLTFFSGIFYLCAYRMHECPRSANSH, from the exons ATGTACAGCTTTATGGGTGGAGGTTTGTTCTGTGCAGGCGTGGGGAACATCCTCCTGATCGTTTCCACAGCAACCGATTACTGGATGCAGTATCGGCAGTCCAGCAACTACATGCACCAGGGCCTGTGGCGCTACTGTAAGCCGGGGAAATGCTTCCCACACAACGAGAGCATCG CCCACTTAGACGCCACCCGTGCCCTCATGATCCTGTCTCTCTTGGCCTGTTTCATCGGCATCATCATTGGCATTATGGCCTTCATTCATTACTCCTCCTTCGACAGGTTTGACAAAACCTTTGCTGCAGGCATATTGTTTTTCATCTCAT GCTTTTTAGTGTTTCTAGCAATGGCAGTGTACACTGGTGTGACTATTAACTACTATGGAAAACGCTATGGAAACTGGAGGTTCTCCTGGTCCTATATCATTGGCTGGGTGTCGGTGGTGCTCACCTTTTTTTCAG GTATATTCTATCTGTGTGCCTATCGGATGCATGAATGCCCCAGGAGCGCTAACTCTCACTAG